The following proteins are encoded in a genomic region of Planococcus lenghuensis:
- the deoD gene encoding purine-nucleoside phosphorylase, with the protein MSVHINAQKGDIAEAILLPGDPLRAKYIAETFLEDVTQYNEVRNMFGYTGTYKGKRVSVQGTGMGVPSISIYITELMNEYDVKKLIRVGTCGSIHHDVKVRDVILAQSASTNASLNDIIFNGVNYAPTANFDLLLKAYNAGQEKGLNLRVGNVFTEDLFYNDNADHEKWAQYGVLGLEMETAALYTLAAKFGREALAVLTVSDHLLTGEVTTAEERQLTFNDMIIVALDAAVQ; encoded by the coding sequence ATGAGTGTTCACATTAATGCCCAAAAAGGCGACATCGCAGAAGCTATTCTCCTGCCGGGAGATCCGCTGCGCGCCAAGTACATCGCGGAAACGTTTTTAGAAGACGTGACGCAATACAATGAAGTCCGGAATATGTTCGGTTACACAGGAACATATAAAGGGAAACGCGTTTCCGTCCAGGGGACTGGAATGGGTGTGCCTTCCATCTCGATATACATTACGGAACTGATGAATGAGTATGACGTGAAGAAATTGATCCGTGTCGGTACATGCGGTTCCATCCATCATGATGTGAAAGTGCGTGATGTGATTCTCGCACAGAGCGCTTCCACGAACGCCAGTCTGAATGACATCATTTTCAATGGGGTGAATTACGCGCCGACCGCTAACTTTGACTTGTTGCTGAAAGCGTATAACGCCGGACAGGAAAAGGGTCTGAACCTTCGCGTCGGTAACGTATTCACAGAAGACCTGTTCTATAACGACAACGCGGACCATGAAAAGTGGGCGCAGTATGGCGTGCTTGGTCTTGAAATGGAAACAGCAGCCCTGTATACGCTTGCTGCCAAATTCGGCCGCGAGGCTCTGGCTGTGCTGACAGTCAGTGATCATTTGCTGACTGGTGAAGTGACAACCGCTGAAGAACGCCAACTGACATTCAACGACATGATCATCGTTGCACTTGACGCAGCAGTTCAGTAA
- a CDS encoding YozE family protein — protein MNKSFYQFALAYRGGSKRDPYARFAEAMFNDHGFPKTSREFDGLSRYLEEKADADMPAAVFDELWRAYEER, from the coding sequence GTGAATAAATCGTTTTACCAATTTGCGCTTGCCTACCGGGGCGGCAGCAAGCGGGATCCGTATGCGCGGTTTGCGGAAGCCATGTTCAATGACCACGGTTTTCCGAAAACATCAAGGGAATTTGATGGGCTTTCCCGATACCTTGAAGAAAAAGCGGATGCGGATATGCCGGCAGCTGTCTTTGATGAACTTTGGCGGGCATACGAAGAGAGATAA
- the msrB gene encoding peptide-methionine (R)-S-oxide reductase MsrB, producing MKDNLKEKLTPMQYHVTQENGTEPPHQNEYDAHFDEGIYVDVVSGKPLFSSTDKYDAGCGWPSFTKPIDSPEVTEHSDTSYGMRRTEVRSKTADSHLGHVFPDGPQEAGGLRYCINSAAMRFVPKDELEENGYGEYRKLFE from the coding sequence ATGAAAGATAATCTGAAGGAAAAATTGACGCCGATGCAGTACCATGTGACCCAGGAAAACGGCACTGAACCGCCGCATCAGAACGAATATGACGCGCATTTTGATGAAGGGATTTACGTCGATGTGGTTTCCGGCAAACCGTTGTTTTCATCAACAGATAAATATGATGCAGGCTGTGGCTGGCCGAGTTTCACGAAGCCGATCGATTCACCCGAAGTGACCGAGCATTCCGATACAAGCTACGGCATGCGCCGGACGGAAGTAAGAAGCAAGACGGCGGATTCACATCTCGGTCACGTATTTCCGGACGGGCCGCAGGAAGCAGGCGGTCTCCGCTATTGCATCAACTCAGCTGCGATGCGCTTCGTGCCGAAAGATGAACTTGAGGAAAATGGCTACGGTGAATACAGAAAATTATTCGAATGA
- the msrA gene encoding peptide-methionine (S)-S-oxide reductase MsrA — protein sequence MKTEKATFAGGCFWCMVKPFDTLPGIESVVSGYTGGDLPNPTYEQVCSNRTGHVEAVQITFQPDIFPYEKLLDVFWTQIDPTDAGGQFFDRGSSYQTAIFVHSEEQRQAAEKSKRELDLSGRFSKPVAVEIRDAKPFYPAEAHHQDYYKKNPGHYNRYNVGSGRAAFIEKNWGDQL from the coding sequence ATGAAGACAGAAAAAGCGACATTCGCCGGCGGGTGTTTTTGGTGCATGGTAAAACCCTTCGATACATTGCCGGGCATCGAATCCGTGGTTTCCGGCTACACAGGAGGGGATTTGCCGAATCCGACGTATGAACAGGTCTGTTCGAACCGAACCGGCCATGTGGAGGCAGTCCAGATCACCTTTCAGCCGGACATTTTCCCATATGAAAAATTGCTGGATGTATTCTGGACGCAGATAGACCCGACAGATGCCGGCGGCCAGTTTTTCGACCGGGGCTCTTCTTATCAGACCGCTATTTTCGTCCATTCGGAAGAACAGCGGCAGGCAGCGGAAAAATCGAAGCGGGAACTGGACTTATCCGGCCGCTTTTCAAAACCGGTGGCTGTTGAAATTCGGGATGCCAAGCCCTTTTATCCGGCTGAAGCACACCATCAGGATTACTATAAGAAAAACCCGGGGCATTACAACCGGTACAATGTGGGATCGGGACGCGCCGCATTTATTGAAAAAAATTGGGGGGATCAGCTATGA
- a CDS encoding YpmS family protein codes for MNSWKAAFFVLFGAVVLAVMLLVFAAVTPADDFVSYNTAAKSTAAGNSLIIRTTKGDFEGIANTIIRQEMGNENMPLTLAVEEDVSLSTELQVFSATLPILLKFEPVVQPDGSLLLEQKSVEVGRLAIPPGQALKLLEDSVDLPEFMEVQSSEEAVLLQLPAIPLENGMTVEAIKFDLDADDIRLRVTVRN; via the coding sequence ATGAATAGTTGGAAAGCCGCTTTTTTTGTTCTGTTCGGCGCTGTTGTGCTGGCTGTAATGCTGCTGGTTTTTGCTGCGGTTACACCGGCTGATGACTTCGTTTCCTACAATACTGCAGCGAAATCGACAGCTGCCGGCAATTCGCTTATCATCCGTACAACAAAAGGAGATTTTGAAGGCATCGCGAATACGATTATCCGGCAGGAGATGGGCAACGAGAACATGCCGCTGACGCTGGCAGTGGAAGAGGATGTCAGCCTGTCGACGGAACTGCAGGTTTTTTCGGCCACATTGCCGATTTTATTGAAATTTGAGCCGGTCGTACAGCCGGACGGCAGTCTTCTGCTGGAGCAAAAGTCAGTGGAGGTCGGCCGGCTTGCAATACCGCCGGGACAGGCACTCAAACTCCTGGAAGACTCTGTGGATTTGCCGGAATTCATGGAAGTGCAGAGCAGTGAAGAAGCTGTGCTGTTGCAATTGCCAGCCATTCCGCTTGAAAACGGAATGACAGTGGAAGCGATCAAATTCGATTTGGATGCGGATGATATCCGTCTTCGGGTAACTGTCCGAAATTGA
- a CDS encoding GDSL-type esterase/lipase family protein, with the protein MKQLVGSVLLLLLLAGCSNSPFRFLQDEANPRTEPVFTEFAVAPTFVPQTIVLTALGDSLTQGVGDEDNRGGYVGRLAVEMTDWPGVEGVMVQNTAKRGRRSDQLLAMFQEGKLTGPVTKADYIVMTVGGNDVMKVVKNNLFSLTPEAFYEELELFDTRYRNIITQIRALNENAPIIMLGIYNPLSIFTGDATEFDDIIAAFNEEVMEVIDEDPQACFIPVSEFFYTNENLVYHTDFFHPNAKGYDLMTERILERMQECDIAFGEEAA; encoded by the coding sequence ATGAAACAGCTTGTTGGCTCTGTCCTTCTGCTACTGCTGTTGGCCGGCTGCAGCAACAGCCCGTTCCGATTCCTGCAGGATGAAGCCAATCCCCGGACAGAGCCGGTTTTCACTGAATTCGCAGTCGCCCCCACCTTCGTTCCACAGACCATTGTACTGACCGCACTTGGAGATTCCCTGACACAAGGCGTGGGAGATGAAGATAACCGCGGGGGCTATGTCGGTCGGCTGGCGGTTGAGATGACTGACTGGCCGGGCGTGGAAGGGGTCATGGTGCAAAATACGGCGAAGCGCGGCCGGAGGAGCGATCAGCTGCTCGCGATGTTCCAGGAAGGCAAGCTGACTGGCCCTGTAACGAAAGCCGATTATATTGTGATGACGGTCGGCGGCAATGATGTGATGAAAGTAGTGAAGAACAACCTGTTCTCACTGACACCGGAAGCGTTTTACGAAGAGCTGGAATTATTCGACACCCGTTACCGCAACATCATCACTCAAATTCGTGCGCTGAATGAAAACGCCCCGATCATCATGCTCGGCATTTATAATCCGCTCTCGATCTTCACAGGAGATGCGACGGAATTTGATGATATTATTGCTGCATTCAATGAAGAAGTCATGGAAGTGATCGATGAAGATCCGCAGGCGTGTTTTATACCGGTCAGCGAATTTTTCTATACAAATGAAAACCTGGTTTACCATACGGATTTCTTTCATCCGAATGCAAAAGGCTATGATTTGATGACCGAACGCATACTGGAACGGATGCAGGAATGCGATATCGCATTTGGAGAGGAGGCTGCTTGA
- a CDS encoding DegV family protein — protein MANVHIVTDSTADLERETIEKYNIHVVPLSIQVGGRTYLDRVDLEPQSFLKLMEQSDELPKSSQPSPGVFAELYDRLGQDGTPIVSIHMTGGMSGTVQSARTAALQTAADVTVIDSRFISRALAFQVLEAAEMAQSGKTVEEITARVEQIRAATSLFVVVDTLDNLVKGGRIGKGRAMLGSLLKIKPIASLEGGEYTPVAKVRSHKQVVQYLFDQFRNETAGKLVKGVGLVHAEGQAMAEPLLKRLTEAGNETNYSYTTPVIATHTGIGAIGFMYYAE, from the coding sequence ATGGCTAATGTGCATATTGTGACAGATTCAACAGCGGATCTCGAACGGGAGACAATTGAAAAATATAATATCCATGTTGTTCCGCTTTCAATCCAAGTGGGCGGCCGGACGTATCTGGATAGAGTTGATCTTGAACCGCAGTCTTTTCTCAAACTGATGGAACAGTCGGACGAACTGCCAAAGAGTTCGCAGCCGTCACCCGGCGTCTTTGCGGAATTATATGACCGGCTCGGCCAGGATGGAACGCCGATTGTTTCGATTCACATGACAGGCGGGATGAGCGGAACAGTCCAATCGGCCCGGACAGCGGCGCTTCAGACGGCAGCCGATGTAACGGTGATCGATTCCCGTTTTATTTCCCGTGCGCTTGCGTTCCAGGTGCTGGAAGCTGCTGAAATGGCGCAATCCGGAAAAACGGTGGAAGAAATTACAGCCAGGGTTGAACAGATCCGGGCTGCAACTTCCTTGTTCGTGGTGGTAGATACGCTCGATAACCTGGTGAAGGGCGGGCGAATCGGCAAAGGCCGCGCGATGCTCGGATCTTTACTGAAGATCAAACCGATCGCTTCTCTTGAAGGCGGTGAGTATACGCCGGTTGCAAAAGTCCGGAGCCATAAACAAGTGGTGCAGTACTTATTTGATCAATTCCGCAATGAGACGGCTGGCAAGCTCGTCAAAGGCGTCGGTCTTGTTCATGCAGAAGGCCAGGCGATGGCTGAACCACTGCTGAAACGGCTGACAGAAGCGGGCAATGAAACGAATTACAGCTACACAACGCCGGTGATTGCGACACATACCGGCATCGGAGCCATCGGCTTCATGTATTATGCTGAATAA
- a CDS encoding dihydrofolate reductase yields MISLLVAHDINRVIGKDNELPWHIPEDLKYFKQQTIGKGIVMGRKTYESIGRPLPNRTNIVVTRQPDFEAPGITVTHSLDEAIRLAADVNEEVMIIGGAEIFQETLSKADRLYVTRIEQAFDGDTVFPAYSDSDWRLVSDSGQLISADGIPYTFLVYERAEADQIPG; encoded by the coding sequence ATGATTTCACTGTTAGTTGCACACGACATCAACCGCGTCATCGGCAAGGATAACGAACTACCGTGGCATATTCCGGAAGATCTCAAGTACTTTAAACAACAGACGATCGGCAAAGGCATCGTCATGGGCCGAAAAACGTATGAATCCATCGGCCGTCCGCTGCCTAACCGAACGAATATCGTCGTGACCCGGCAGCCGGATTTCGAAGCGCCCGGAATCACTGTGACGCATTCGCTGGATGAAGCTATCCGGCTTGCTGCCGATGTCAATGAAGAAGTCATGATCATCGGAGGCGCTGAGATTTTCCAGGAAACGTTAAGTAAGGCTGATCGGCTCTATGTGACCCGGATTGAACAGGCGTTCGATGGCGATACGGTTTTCCCTGCGTACAGCGATTCGGACTGGCGCCTGGTCTCTGATTCCGGCCAGCTCATATCTGCTGATGGAATTCCGTATACATTTCTTGTCTACGAGCGGGCCGAGGCGGATCAAATACCCGGTTAA